A region from the Manihot esculenta cultivar AM560-2 chromosome 13, M.esculenta_v8, whole genome shotgun sequence genome encodes:
- the LOC110629097 gene encoding uncharacterized protein LOC110629097, which yields MGRSSAEDKWENSDCHKEEEEGEGEEEEALSLCDLPVNLIKEETQPSKEVAQETEASQEDFDFVPWGGSLSTSSEMCAADDIFFQGQILPFRLSVSSESGLTKLRQDSLNLSRCASMSESMDRSSVGGFTSFSSRSSSSRSQFSSSSSCSVTTSTRISKPRIQNQFHTHPSPKPQIKLPTNSLGNAGSNRNRKSTIWEFFRLGLVHTPEIELQDLKVRTSVSRNSSSSSSNSNSSFRIRSNSRVRISSSSQNQENKDKQKKQSFLEKKSGAGGLLSGCSCTVSAVKSVPLNIIVIKPINSSGNSNNYKSKEKGSAEGVPQELKIKNKKKMVEKQQQQGKQAISRHRTFEWIKELSHASFLVDNEEEGLDS from the coding sequence ATGGGAAGGAGCTCTGCTGAAGACAAATGGGAAAATTCCGACTGTCataaagaagaggaggagggggagggagaggaagaagaagcaTTATCGCTTTGTGATTTACCGGTAAATTTGATCAAAGAAGAGACTCAACCAAGTAAAGAAGTTGCTCAAGAAACTGAGGCTAGTCAAGAAGATTTCGATTTCGTGCCCTGGGGTGGCTCTCTTTCTACAAGTTCAGAAATGTGTGCAGCTGATGATATATTTTTTCAGGGCCAAATTCTCCCATTTCGTCTCTCAGTCAGTTCTGAAAGTGGTCTTACCAAGTTAAGGCAAGACAGCTTGAACCTAAGCCGGTGTGCATCGATGTCAGAATCCATGGACCGCAGTTCAGTGGGAGGGTTCACAAGTTTCAGTAGCAGAAGCAGTAGCAGCCGTAGCCAATTCTCATCAAGTAGCAGCTGCTCAGTCACTACCAGCACAAGAATTTCAAAGCCAAGAATCCAAAATCAGTTTCACACCCACCCAAGTCCCAAGCCTCAAATCAAACTTCCCACCAACTCACTGGGAAATGCTGGCAGTAACAGGAACAGAAAATCAACAATATGGGAATTTTTTAGATTGGGTTTGGTCCATACACCAGAAATTGAATTGCAAGATCTCAAGGTTCGTACATCAGTTAGTAGAAACAGCAGTTCAAGTAGTAGCAATAGCAATTCCAGCTTCAGAATTAGAAGTAACAGCAGAGTTAGAATCAGTAGCAGCAGCCAAAACCAAGAGAACAAGGATAAACAGAAGAAACAGAGTTTCTTGGAGAAAAAATCAGGAGCAGGAGGGTTATTAAGTGGGTGTAGTTGTACAGTTAGTGCAGTGAAATCAGTTCCATTGAACATAATCGTCATTAAACCCATTAACAGTAGTGGAAATAGCAATAACtacaaaagcaaagaaaaaGGCTCAGCTGAGGGAGTGCCACAAGAATTAAAGataaagaataagaagaaaatgGTGGAAAAGCAGCAGCAGCAGGGAAAGCAAGCAATATCACGTCATCGAACGTTTGAGTGGATAAAGGAGCTTTCACATGCTAGCTTTCTCGTTGATAATGAGGAGGAGGGCCTTGACTCGTGA
- the LOC110629826 gene encoding subtilisin-like protease SBT1.7, translated as MKMKTLTSFFIVLLLGICHVSMAEKTTYIVHMSKSEMPASFEHHTHWYDSSLKSVSGSAEILYSYDNAIHGFSTRLTPEEAELLQSQPGIFSVLPEMRYELHTTRTPEFLGLDKAADMFPESDSASDVIIGVLDTGVWPESKSFVDTGMGPVPSSWKGQCESGTNFTSANCNRKLIGARYFAKGYEATLGPIDESKESKSPRDDDGHGSHTASTAGGSVVEGANLFGYAAGTARGMATRARVAVYKVCWIGGCFSSDILGAMDKAIEDGVNILSMSLGGGMSDYYRDSVAIGSFAAMEKGILVSCSAGNAGPTSYSLSNVAPWITTVGAGTLDRDFPAFVSLGNGRNYSGVSLYRGSSLPGKLLPFVYAGNASNSTNGNLCMMDSLIPEKVAGKIVMCDRGVNARVQKGAVVKAAGGLGMVLANTAANGEELVADAHLLPATSVGEKNGDEIKSYLSKDPNPTVTILFEGTKVGIQPSPVVAAFSSRGPNTITPQVLKPDLIAPGVNILAGWAGSVGPTGLSTDSRRVDFNIISGTSMSCPHVSGLAALLKAAHPDWSPAAIRSALMTTAYVAYKNGQKLQDIATGKDSTPFDHGAGHVDPVSALNPGLVYDLKVDDYLNFLCALSYTAAQISSLARRRFTCDASKKSSLNDLNYPSFAVNFDTTQNGGAGVVKYTRTLTNVGSAGTYKASISGQSEGVKILVEPQTLSFSQENEKKSYTVTFTGSSMPINTNAFARLEWSDGKHIVGTPIAVSWT; from the coding sequence atgaaaatgaaGACATTAACGTCTTTCTTCATTGTTCTCCTTCTGGGTATTTGCCACGTGTCCATGGCGGAGAAGACGACTTACATTGTTCACATGTCCAAATCTGAGATGCCGGCCAGTTTTGAGCACCATACTCATTGGTATGACTCGTCTCTCAAATCGGTTTCTGGTTCTGCTGAGATACTTTATTCATATGATAATGCTATTCACGGTTTTTCCACCCGGTTAACCCCCGAAGAAGCTGAGTTGCTCCAGAGCCAACCCGGGATCTTTTCCGTGTTGCCTGAGATGAGATACGAGTTGCACACAACTCGTACACCTGAGTTTCTTGGACTCGATAAAGCCGCCGATATGTTCCCTGAGTCTGACTCTGCCAGCGACGTAATTATTGGTGTCCTAGATACCGGTGTTTGGCCGGAGAGCAAGAGCTTTGTCGATACTGGAATGGGTCCGGTGCCAAGTAGTTGGAAAGGCCAGTGTGAATCTGGTACCAACTTCACATCTGCCAATTGCAACCGCAAGTTAATTGGCGCGAGGTATTTTGCTAAAGGTTACGAGGCCACTTTAGGCCCCATCGATGAATCCAAGGAGTCCAAATCCCCGAGAGATGATGATGGCCATGGCTCTCACACTGCATCGACAGCGGGTGGATCGGTGGTGGAAGGCGCCAACCTTTTTGGGTATGCAGCCGGGACGGCCCGTGGGATGGCTACCCGCGCCAGGGTCGCTGTATACAAGGTGTGCTGGATTGGTGGTTGCTTTAGCTCTGATATCTTGGGGGCGATGGATAAGGCCATTGAGGATGGTGTCAATATTCTTTCCATGTCGCTTGGTGGTGGCATGTCTGATTATTATAGAGACAGTGTAGCCATTGGATCTTTTGCAGCTATGGAGAAGGGAATACTGGTCTCTTGCTCAGCTGGAAATGCAGGCCCAACCTCTTATAGCTTATCAAATGTGGCTCCATGGATAACCACTGTTGGGGCTGGCACATTGGATCGTGATTTTCCTGCTTTTGTTAGTCTGGGCAATGGGCGAAATTACTCTGGAGTTTCTCTGTACAGAGGAAGCTCTTTACCGGGAAAGCTTTTGCCTTTTGTGTATGCTGGTAATGCTAGTAATTCCACAAATGGGAATTTGTGTATGATGGATTCATTGATACCAGAAAAAGTTGCTGGAAAAATAGTGATGTGTGATCGTGGAGTGAACGCAAGAGTCCAGAAGGGAGCTGTAGTGAAGGCAGCTGGTGGTTTGGGGATGGTTTTAGCCAACACAGCAGCCAACGGTGAAGAATTAGTAGCTGATGCTCACTTGCTGCCAGCTACATCAGTGGGTGAAAAAAATGGTGATGAAATTAAAAGTTATTTGTCGAAAGATCCAAATCCTACCGTTACAATTCTGTTTGAAGGCACCAAAGTGGGAATTCAACCATCGCCAGTGGTTGCAGCTTTCAGCTCAAGAGGTCCTAATACAATCACACCACAAGTCTTGAAGCCTGACCTGATCGCACCAGGTGTTAACATCTTAGCAGGATGGGCAGGTTCAGTTGGTCCAACTGGGCTGTCAACAGATTCTCGGCGCGTCGACTTCAATATTATTTCAGGCACCTCAATGTCCTGTCCTCATGTGAGCGGCCTCGCAGCACTACTCAAGGCTGCCCACCCAGATTGGAGCCCTGCAGCTATAAGATCAGCACTAATGACCACAGCATATGTAGCTTACAAAAATGGGCAGAAGCTGCAAGATATTGCTACTGGAAAAGACTCCACCCCATTTGATCATGGTGCAGGACATGTAGACCCTGTATCAGCTCTCAATCCAGGGCTTGTGTACGATCTAAAAGTCGACGATTACTTAAACTTCCTCTGCGCCTTAAGCTATACAGCGGCACAAATCAGCAGCCTCGCAAGAAGAAGATTCACATGCGATGCCAGTAAGAAATCCAGTTTGAACGATCTCAACTATCCTTCTTTCGCTGTCAACTTCGACACCACACAGAATGGCGGCGCTGGCGTGGTTAAATACACGCGAACTCTTACCAATGTGGGCTCCGCAGGGACCTATAAGGCATCAATTTCAGGTCAATCTGAAGGAGTAAAAATCTTGGTAGAGCCTCAAACGTTGAGTTTCAGCCAAGAAAACGAGAAGAAATCTTATACTGTTACGTTCACCGGAAGTTCAATGCCGATCAATACTAATGCGTTTGCTCGTCTAGAGTGGTCTGACGGGAAGCACATTGTTGGAACTCCAATAGCTGTTAGCTGGACTTAG